Proteins from one Ktedonobacterales bacterium genomic window:
- a CDS encoding YggT family protein, which produces MQPAPDPNQAPADPSTIPTVPLAPQPKPLIPQQQGVAGGRGLMPVQSTIPPDPYEPPPLPVKQGQAGSVSETLETVENQQTTEEETFYSTEVDAPPSPSQRMRRISKTIRFIFMVIEIVLALRFFLKLIGANPASPFGAFLFGLTDPLTGPFESLLVNPQIGAGEVEFTTLLALIVYPVFGWIIIRGIQLMFYREQGGQRIFRQKRQTSHDGF; this is translated from the coding sequence ATGCAGCCAGCGCCAGACCCAAACCAGGCGCCTGCCGACCCATCAACGATACCGACAGTGCCTCTGGCCCCACAACCAAAGCCGCTCATCCCCCAGCAGCAGGGGGTAGCGGGGGGCCGGGGCCTTATGCCAGTTCAATCAACCATCCCCCCCGATCCCTACGAACCACCACCGCTGCCCGTGAAGCAGGGACAGGCCGGTTCTGTATCAGAAACACTCGAAACCGTAGAAAACCAGCAGACCACCGAAGAAGAAACCTTCTACAGCACCGAAGTAGACGCGCCGCCCTCGCCCAGCCAGCGGATGCGGCGCATCAGCAAAACGATACGCTTCATCTTTATGGTGATAGAAATCGTGCTGGCGCTGCGTTTTTTCTTGAAGCTGATAGGCGCCAACCCGGCCAGCCCGTTTGGCGCTTTTCTCTTCGGGCTGACCGATCCCCTGACCGGCCCATTCGAGTCTTTGCTCGTCAACCCACAGATTGGCGCTGGTGAGGTCGAATTCACCACCTTGCTGGCGCTGATCGTCTATCCCGTCTTTGGTTGGATCATCATACGCGGCATCCAGCTCATGTTTTATCGTGAGCAAGGCGGCCAGCGAATCTTTCGCCAGAAACGGCAAACCAGCCACGACGGCTTTTAA